The following DNA comes from Phytohabitans rumicis.
CCCAGGCCCACACCGTCCGCCTCACGGGAACACATACGGTGACGAGCCCATTTGGGTTCATTCGAAGTTGGCCAGCAGGTCGCTGTGGTGCACGACGGCCGCGAATCCGTCCGCGAGCCGGCGCGAAAGATACGCCGCCGCCGCCGGCCCGGCCAGTTCCGGACGCTGCTCGACGGCGGCGCCGACCCATCCGCGCAGCCACTCGGCCGCGAGGTCGGCCCGTGCGGGGCCGAGCCGCCACGGGCTCGGCGCCACCCGCACGGCCATGCCGAGCCGGGTGAACGCCGCGGCCGCCGCGTCGACCGCGTCGGGGCCGAGCAGGTCCCGCCCGCCGGTGCGGCGGCGCTGGTGCTCGTTGAACGCCGCCTCGATCGACGCGTCCAGCGGGTCGGCCGGGGTGAGTTCCACGCGGCCGGTCACGGAGATGGTCAGCAGCGCGGGGCACCCCGCGCCCGCGCACGCCTCGACCAGCCGGTCCAGCTCCGCACGGGTGAGCAGGTCCAGCAGCGCGGACGCGGTGACCAGGTCGGCGCCGGCGAGGTCGGTGGCGGTCAGCCGGGTGACGTCCGCCTGCCGGGTCTCCACCGAGACGCCGGCGGGCAGGCCGGCCGCGGCGAGGGCGAGCAGGTCCGGGTCCGCGTCGTACAGCACCCAGTGCTGCGGGCCGGGCAGCCGGCCGGCGAGCCAGCGCCCCATCGAGCCGGTGCCGCAGCCCAGGTCGCGGATCACCTTCGGTGCCGCGCCGAGCAGGGGTTCGAGCAGCGAAAGCGCGCGGGCGTCGGCGTCGGCCGGTTCCCGCAGCGCCAGCCAGGTCGGGCTGAACGCCATCAGATCATTCCCACCACGTCGGTCACCGCGCGGGCGGTGACATCCCAACCGGTCAAGGTCTCGCGCCGGGCGCGCGCGGCGGCCCGCAGGCGCTCCCGGGTGTCCGGCTCGCCGAGCCAGCGCCGCAGCGCCCCGGCCAGCGCCGCCACGTCGCCCGGCGGCACCAGCAGCCCCGGCACCGCGCCGCTGGGCGCGTGCCCCAGCGCCTCCGGCACCCCGCCCACGGCCGTGGCCAGCACCGGCACGCCGCGGGCCAGGGCCTCGGTCACCACCATCCCGTACGTCTCCGCGTGCGACGCCAGCACCAGCAGGTCGGCGGCGGCGTAGCGGGCGTCCAGGTCGGCGCCGACCTGCGCGCCCTCGAACCGCACCCGCCCGTCCAGCCCGTGCGCGGCTACCAGCCGGTCCAGCCGGTCCGGGTCGCCGGCGCCGGCGCACAGGCACTCCCAGGGCCACTCGGCGACCTTCGCCAGCGCCGCGACCAGCACGTCGTGCCCCTTGCGCGGGGTCAGGGCGGCGACGCACAACAAGCGCCTGCCGTCCGGCGTACCCGATGCGAGTGATGCGCGGTCGGCTCCCGGCGCGGCCACGTGGACCCGTGCGGGCGCCAGCCCGTGGTGCTCGACCAGCCGGCGCGCGGTCGTGGCGCTGGTCGCGACGACGGCCGCCGCGGCCCGCAGCGTGGCCCGCTCCCGGGCGTCCAGCTCCGCGGCCTCGCCGGGGGTCAGGCCGGTCTCGTCGGCGAGCGGCAGGTGCACCAGCACGGCCAGGCGCAGCCTGGCCGCCGCCGGCACGACCACCTCGGGCGCCGCGCACGCCACCAGGCCATCCACGAAGACAGCAGATCCATCTGGTACGCCAAGCAACGCACCGGCCAGCGCGGATCGTTCGGCATCCCCCGCCCAGGGCCAGTCCCCGGGCACGAAGACCTCGCGCACACCGAGCTCCTGGCACACCCGCCGGTTGTAGTTGGTGCCCCCGCTCGGGCCGCTCAGCTCCGGTGCAACGAACCTCACAGCCCGCGCTCGTAGGAGGCCCAGGCGATGTGCGACTCGTGCAGGGTGACCGTGATGCCGGTCAGGCCGCGGGCGCCCTCGCCGAGGTCGCCGGCGTGCACCCGGTCGGCGAGGCGGTCCGCGATGACCTTGGCGAGGGCCTCCGTCGACGTGTTGACCCCGGCGAACTCCGGCTCGTCGTCGAGGTTGCGGTAGTTGAGCTCGGCCAGCACGCCGCCCAGCTCCGCGGACGCCTTGCCGATGTCGACGACGATGTTGTCGGCGTCCAGTTCGGGTCGGCGGAATGTCGCGTCCACGACAAAGGTCGCCCCGTGCAAGCGCTGGGCGGGGCCGAAAACCTCGCCGCGGAAGCTGTGAGCGACCATGATGTGGTCACGGACGGTGATGCTGAACAAGGGCGTCAGTCTCCATATCTCACGACGTGGCACAGGGCCGGCAGGTCGCCGCCGGCCAGCCGGGGCAGCACCTCGGGCAGGTCGTCGAAGTCGCACTCGCCGCTGATCAGCGCGTCGAACGCCGGGTCGGCGAGCAACTCCAGGGCTAGGGCCAGCCGGTCGGCGAAGCTGCGCCGGCCCCGCTGCGCCGGCGACACCGTACCCACCTGGCTGCCGCGTACGACCAGCCGGCGGGAGTGGAAGTGCTCACCCAGCGGCACGCTGACCCGGCGGTCGCCGTACCAGCTCAGCTCGACGACGGTGCCCTCCGGGGCGAGCAGCTCCAGCGACCGGGCCAGCCCCGCCTCGGTGGCGCTGGCGTGGACGACCAGGTCGCGCTCGCCGTCCGCGTCGCCGGGCAGCGCGAAGTCGACGCCGAGCGCCGTCGCCACCTCCGCCCGCCCGGGGTCGACGTCGACGAGCTGCACCCGTACGCCGGGGAAGCGGGCCAGCAGGGCGGCCACGCAGCTGCCGACCATGCCGGCTCCGACCACCGCGACCCGGTCGCCGACCAGGGGAGCGGCGTCCCAGAGGGCGTTCACGGCGGTCTCCACGGTGCCGGCGAGCACGGCCCGGCGAGCCGGTACGGAGTCCGGCACGGTGGTGACCGCGGTGGCCGGCACGGCGTACCGCGTCTGGTGCGGGTACAGGCAGAAGACGGTCCGGCCGAGCAGCGCCGGCGGGCCCTCCTCGACCACGCCGACGTTGAGGTAGCCGTACTTCACCGGGCCCGGAAAGTCGCCCTCCTGAAAGGGGGCGCGCATCGCCGAGTGCTGGCTCGCCGGCACGCCGCCGCGGAACACGAGCGTCTCGGTGCCCCGGCTCACGCCCGAGTACAGAGTCCGTACGAGCACCTGGTCGGGGCCGTGCCGGGCGACCGTGACCGGGCGGATCTCGCCGTGACCGGGAGTGCGGAGCCAGAACGCGCGGTCACGCAGCGTCATTGGCGTCCTTCCTCAAACCCGGCTGAACCGAAATCGCCTGTCGACCGTTCAACAGGTGAGCTGCGGTTAACCATACGCGGCGACGGGAACGGCTAAGACGACTGCGGAGGAATGTTGACTGTCAGCGATCGCCCCATCGCCACACCCTCGGTGGACGGACCGACGGTGGGCATGGCGGTCCAGTTCGTCCTGCTGGGGGCCCTCGCCGCCGGAGTGGGCCTGGGCGCCGCCGGATGGCTCGCCGGAACGGCGTACGCCGGCGTCACCTGGGTCGTGCTGAGCCGCGCCATGCGCCGGTCCGGCATGAGCCTGCTCGGTCCGGCCAACCAGGTGACCCTCGCCCGCGCGACGCTGGTCGGGGTGTGACGGCGCTGACGGCCGACTCACTCCGCGGGGCGGTGCCGATCGCGGCCCTGGTCACCCTGGCGGCCGTCGCGCTGGCGCTGGACGCGGTCGACGGGCAGGTCGCCCGGCGTACCGGCTCCACGTCGGTGCTCGGCGCGCGCTTCGACATGGAGGTCGACGCCGTCCTGATCATGGTGCTGAGCGTCGTCGTCGCCGGGTCGCTGGGCCCCTGGGTGCTGGCGATCGGCGCCTTCCGGTACGTCTTCGTCGCGGCCGCCTGGGCGCTACCCTGGCTGCGCGGTTCGCTGCCCCTCGCTTCTCCCGCAAGGTGGTAGCCGCCACCCAGGGCATAGTCCTGGTGGTAGCCGCCTCCGGCGCCCTGCCCTACCCGGCCGCACTGGCGATCGTCGCCCTATCCCTGGCGGTTCTCACCTGGTCCTTCACCCGCGACACCGTCTGGCTCTGGCACCACCGCGAGATCCGCTCCCGTTGATCATGAAGTTATCCGCGGAGATGATCTCCTTCGGCGCGATAGCTTCATGATCAACGGGACGAGCGGAGGACGCGGACGCCGTATGCCGGGAGGTTGACGGTGGCGGTGGGGGTGCCGGTGTCGAGGTCCGCCAGGGGGTGCCCTCCAGGGTGACGGTCAGCGGGTCTGGGGATTGGCTGACCAGCCAGATGAACTGGGTGCCGTCGTCGCGGACCAGGCGGTCGACCAGCACGCTCGGGTCGCCGGAGCGGACCGGGGGGCGTACGCCGGCGTGGTCGGCGAGCGCGGCGTACAGGCGCCAGGTCTGCTCGGGGTTGACCTCCGGGGTGGCCGCCGCCATCGCTTCCAGGGGTAGGTGCACAGCACCAGCGCGCCCGTCCCCACCGCGCGCCGCAGCAGGGCCGGCCGGCCTTCCGCGTCGGTGGCGATCACCTCGGCGTCCACGGGGTCCACCGGCAGGTACGCGCGCTGGTGCGGGTTGCCGCCGGCGGTGAACGACAGCACGGTGCCGGCGGCCAGCGACCCGAGGTCCCGCTGGAACGTGAACTCCACCGTGTCGGCGGTGATCCGGTCGACGATGCCGTACCGGAGCCGGTGGCGTACGCCGAACAGCGCGTTGAGCCCGGCGTACCAGGGGCCGCGCTGGTTGTCGGTGCCGCCGTGGCAGTACGAGACGTACACGGTCGCGCCGGCGTGGGCGAGGGCCTCCAGGCGGCGCCAGCCGGGGCCGGTCAGCTGCTTGGCCGACGGCAGCAGGTAGAGCCGGCAGTCGTCGGTGATGCCGCCGCTCTCCCGGACGATCCCGGCGGGCACGCCGGCCTCGCGGGCGGTCAGGTACGCCTGCTCGATCGCGGCCAGCGCGGCGGCCTGGTCGCCGAGGTCGGTGAACGGGTGCTCGCTGTCCACGTGGGCCGGCACCACGATGCCGACCTCGGTGTCGGCGCGCGCGCACCGCGCCAGGTCGACCGCGTCCAGCACGGTCCGGAAGTCGGCCAGTTCGCGCAGCGCGGACTTCGGCGCGCCGTTGCTGTCGGTCACCCCGAAGTGCAGCTCGAACGGGTGGTGCGAGTACGGCGGCTCGTCGATCAGGTCGTCGAAGTCGGTGTTGTTCCAGGCGACCCAGCCGGCGGAGCCGCCCAGCAGCGAGTTGTGCAGAACCTGGCGGTAGTAGTGGCCGAGGTTCTCCTCCGAGACGAAGTCGGTGGACGCGCCGAACTCCTCCAGCACCACCGGCTTGCCGGCGACCGTGGCCAGCTCGCACAGGAACGCCGTGCGCAGGTGCTGGCGGACCGGGTCGTCGCCCATCGGGTACACGTGTGGGCCGACCCAGTCGACCAGCGGGCCCAGCTCGCGCAGCCGGTAGCCGCTCGGGCTGGCGTTGGTCTCCACGGTCCACGCGCCGTCGCCGATGGACACCGGCTGGTGCGCGCCGCCGGCCCGCAGGCCCTGGATGACCAGCTGCGCCCAGGCGGTGACGGTGGGCACGGTGCCGAGGCCGCCGTACAGCGGCATCTCGTTGGACAGCAGCCAGCCGGCGACGGCGGGATGGCTGGCGAAGCGGCGGGCCATCATCTCGGCGAACCACGCCTGCCGCCCGACCAGCCACACGTCGGCGTACAGGTCGCGGCCGTCCCGCCAGGCCGGGTCCCAGTTCTCGCCGGACATGTGCCCGACGATGAGCGTCGGCACGGTGCGCATGCCGATCGCCTCGTGCAGGTCGAGGAAGTCGGCGAACCGGTCGAGCAGCGTCTCGTCCAGGGTGTCCGGGGTGGGCATGAAGTCCGGCCAGAAGAAGAAGGACCGGGTCATCGTCAGGCCGTGGTCGGCCAGCACCTGTAGTTCCTTCGCCACGGTCTGGCCGTCGTAGCGCGGCCACATGCGTGGCCCGCCCACCCGGGACCAGAAGTTCACTCCCAGCCAGACGCGGTCGGCGGGAGGCAGCGCGAAGGCGCGACGCATGGATGGACTCCTCTGCGGCCAGGTGGTTGCGGGGGTTTGGGCAAGAGCCTTGATGACATCACCGAACCGGTTCAGTGTCAACGGATCTAACAAAGCTGCATCGACACTTGACGTGATCACCCGACCGTGTTTCAGTGTCGTAACTTACGCGGTTCAGTTTCCGCGCTGGGCCCATTGATCATCGACGTAGTCGCCCGAGCCGTATTGCGTGGTCGGTGTCGGCGGGGGCGAGTGCGCCCCGAGGGAGGATATACGTCAATGCGGAATCGATTGCGTTATCTCGCGGCGCTCACGGTGGTGGGCCTCCTGGCGGCCTGCCAGGGAGGCGACGGCAAGTCCAACACCTCCGGTGGCCAGTACCCGCGCAACGAAACCCTCTACACCAGCGGCACCCTGTGGGGCCCGCCGACGAACTGGAACCCCCTCGTGCCCGGCGGTCTCGTCACCGGCACCGAGGGCCTGGTCTACGAGCCCCTGTTCCTCTTCGACCCGGAGACGCTCAAGCTCGAGCCGTGGCTGGCCGAGAAGGGCGAGTGGAGCGCCGACAAGAAGCAGTACACGGTGACCCTGCGCGACGGCGTCAAGTGGGGCGACGGCAAGCCGTTCACCGCCGACGACGTGAAGTTCACCCTCGAGGTCGGCAAGGCCAAGGCCGTGCCGTACAGCAACATCTGGAACTGGGTGTCCCAGGCCGAGGCGGTGGACGCGCGCACCGTGCGGGTCACCTTCTCCGACCCCCGCGTGCAGGAGTGGGAGAACTGGCTCTACCAGCGCGCGATGCTGCCCAAGCACATCTGGGAGTCGCGCTCCGAGGCCGACCTGACCTCGCACAAGAACGAGAAGCCGGTCGGCACCGGGGCGTACGAGTACTCCACCCACGGGCAGGACCGCATGGTCTGGAAGAAGAAGAGCGAGTGGTGGGCGACCAAGGCGCTGGGCCTGGAGGTCAAGCCCACGTACGTCGTCGACATCGTCAACTCCAGCAACGAGGTGGCGCTCGGCCTGCTCACCTCCGGCCGGCTCGACCTGAGCAACAACTTCCTGCCCGGCGTCGCCAACCTGGTCAAGGGCGACTTCCACATCAAGACGTACTACGCCGAGCCGCCGTACATGATCCCGATCAACACGGCGATGCTGATCCCGAACACCACCAAGGCGCCGCTGAACGACGCGGCGTTCCGCAAGGCGCTGGCCCAGGCGATCGACACCAAGAAGATCGCCGAGGGCGTGTACGGCAACATCGTCAAGGCGGCCAACCCGACCGGCCTGCTGCCGTTCTTCGACCAGTATGTCGACCAGGCCACCGTGAGCCAGTCCGGCTTCTCGTACGACACCGGCGCGGCCAAGAGCACCCTGGCCGGCGCCGGCTACCGGGACGCCAACGGCGACGGCAAGGTCGAGGCGCCCGGCGGCAAGGCGATAGCCCTGAAGCTCATCGTCCCGTCCGGCTGGACCGACTGGATGGAGGCGGCCCGGGTGATCGCCGAGGGGGCGCAGGCGGCGGGCATCAACGTCGTCGCCGAGTTCCCGGACAGCGCGGCCGTCGACGACGCGCGCACCACCGGCAAGTTCGACCTGCTCCTGAACAACTGGACCGAGGTCAGCAACACGCCGTGGACGTACTACAACTACATCTACCAACTCCCGGTGCAGAAGCAGCAGTTCGCGGCGAACTTCTCCCGCTACCAGAACCCGCAGGCGTGGAACCTGGTGCAGAAGCTGGCGCGCACAGCCTCCGACGACCCCGCGTACAAGACGACGATCGCCGACCTGCAGAAGGTGCATCTGGCCGAGCTGCCGGCGATCCCGCTCTGGTACAACGGCCTCTGGGCACAGTTCAACGACTCGGTCTGGACCAACTGGCCGTCCTCCGCCCAGGGCGCGCCCAAGTCGTTCCCGTGCACCTGGAACAACATCTGGGAGCTGGGCGCGGTCAAGACACTGACCCAGATCAAGCCCGTCGCGGCTAAGTAAGGGAAAGAGGAGGGCGCGCGTGGGTCGGTACTTCGCCCGCAAGGTGGCGATCTACGTCCTGACGTTCTTCGTCGCCGTGACCATCAACTGGATCGTCCCCCGGTTCATGCCGGGGGACCCGGTCAGCCGGATGCTCAGCCGCCATTCGGTGTCCAACCCGGACGCCGTGGCACCGATGCTCGAGTACTACAACAGCGTCTTCGGCCTGGACGTGCCGCTGTGGCGGCAGTACGTGAACTACTGGGCCGAGCTGTTCCAGGGCAACATGGGCGTGAGCGTCTGGCTGTTTCCGGCACCGGTCACCGAGGTCATCCTGGGCGCCGTGCCGTACACGCTCGCCCTCCTCATCCCGTCGATCCTGCTCAGCTGGTACACCGGCAACAAGGTGGGCGCGCTGGCCGCGCGCCGCAAATGGCTCGACAACAGCGTGCTCCCGCTGGGGTACGCGCTGATGGCCACGCCGTACATGTGGCTGGCGATCCTGCTGGCGTGGAGCCTCGCGATCGTCGCGGGGCTCTTCCCGGTGGCCGGCGGCTACGCCTTCGACCTGCAGCCCAGTCTGTCCTGGACGTTCCTGAACAGCCTGCTGCAGCACTGGTTCCTGCCGTTCCTGTCGCTGTTTCTGGTGGCGTTCGGCGGCTGGGCCATCGGCATGCGCAACCTGATCATCTACGAGCTGGAGGCCGACTACGCGAACTACCTGGAGTCGCTGGGCGCGCCCCGCCGCCTGATCCGCCGGTACGCCTTCCGCAACGCGCTGCTGCCGCAGCTGACCGGCCTGGCCCTGCAACTGGGCGTGCTCGTCGCCGGCGCCCTGGTCACCGAGATCGTGTTCGGCTATCCCGGCCTCGGGCGGCTTATCCTGATGGCCATCCAGAACCAGGACTTCTTCCTGCTCCAGGGCGCCTTCCTCTTCATCGTCATCGGCGTACTGCTCGCCAACTTCATCATCGACATCGTGTACGTCCTGGTCGACCCGCGTACCAGGACCGGCATGCAGGGGAGCGCGGCATGACCGACGTCGAACCCCAGGCCCGGCGAGTCCGCGAGGCGTTCGGTTTCGCGCTGCGCAACGGGAAGTTCGTCGGGGGCGCGGTGGTCGTCCTGGGCTTCCTGGGGCTCGGGCTGATCGCCCCGCTCTTCTTCGACCACGGCCATAGCGAGTACGTCGGGCCGCCCGGCGAGCCGCCGTCCGCCGACTACTGGTTCGGCACCACCACGTTCGGGCAGGACGTGTTTCTGCAGTTCACCCACGGCATCCGGTCGACGTACCTGGTGGGCCTGCTCGGCGGCGGGATCGCCGCGGCCATCGGCATGACGATCGGCTTCGTGGCCGGCTACCGCGGCGGCCTCGTCGACGAGATCCTCAACATGCTGACGAACATCGTGCTCGTGCTGCCCGCCCTCGCGGTGCTGATCATCCTGCACTCGTACATCGGCATCAAGAGCGTGCCGAGCCAGGCCCTGTTCATCGGGCTGTTCTCCTGGCCGTGGGTGGCGCGGGCGGTCCGCGCGCAGACGTTCTCGCTGCGGTCGCGGGACTTCGTCGACCTGGCCCGGCTCAGCGGGATGCGCTCCGGCGCGGTCATCCGCCGGGAGATCGCGCCCAACATGAGCTCCTACCTGTTCATGACGTTCATCCTGCTCTTCGGCGGGGCGGTGCTGGCGGCCGCGACGCTCGACTTCATCGGGCTCGGCCCCACCGACACCATGTCGCTCGGGCTGATGATGAACAACGCGGTGCACTGGAGCGCGTTACAGCTCGGCCTGTGGTGGTGGTTCATCCCGCCGGGGCTCGGCATCACGCTGATCGTCGGATCGCTGTTCATCATGAACGTCGGGCTCGACGAGGTGTTCAACCCGAAGCTGCGGGAGATGTAGGGATGGCACTGAAGGTCGACAACCTCCGGGTGTACTACCGGACCCTGCGCGGCGACGTACGGGCGCTCGACGGCGCCACGTTCACCGTCGCCGACGGCGAGATCATGGGGCTGGCCGGCGAGTCGGGCTGCGGCAAGTCCACGTTGGGCAAGAGCCTGGTCCGGCTGGACGGCCGCATGAAGCACGTCGGCGGCACGGTCGAGCTGGACGGCCAGGTCCTGCCGATCGCGGACGCGCAGGCGATGAACGCGTTCCGGTTCAAGACCGTCTCGGTCATCCCGCAGTACGCGATGAGCGCACTGAACCCCACCCGCAAGATCGGCAAGATGATCTCCGAGCTGCTGACCTCGCGCGGGTTCGACTACGCGGCGATCCGCCCCGAGCTGGAACGGCGGCTACGCCTGGTGGGCCTGGCCAAGGAGGTGCTCGACAACTACCCGATCGAGCTGTCCGGCGGGATGAAGCAGCGGGTGGTCATGGTGCTGTCCACATTGCTCGATCCCCGGCTGCTCATCGCCGACGAGGTCACCTCCGCACTCGACGTGTCGACCCAGCGGGCGGTGGCCGAGGCGCTCGTGGAGTTCCGCGACCGCGGCTTCGTCACCAGCATGATCGTGGTCACCCACGACATCTCGCTGGTGTACCAGATCGCCGACACCATCATGGTCATGTACGCCGGAAAGCTCGCCGAGAAGGCCCCGGCCGAGGCGGTGGTCAACGCGCCGCTGCACCCGTACACGCAGATGCTGATCTCGTCGCTGCCCGAGGTGGGGGTGCGGCACGCCGACAAGCCGCTGACCGGCATCCCGGGCCGCCCACCGGGGCTGCTCAAACCGCCGGCCGGCTGCCGGTTCCGGGCCCGCTGCCCGTACGCGTTCGACAAGTGCGCGCAGGAGCCACCGTTCGTGGAGGTCGACGACGAGCACTACGTGGCCTGCTGGAAGGTGGCGTAGCGATGCTGGAGCTCGACGGGGTCGGCAAGACGTACAAGGTCGGCGCGTTCGGCGGCCGCGAGATGGCCGCGCTGCGCGACGTCAGCTTCGCCGTACGCCCCGGCGAGGTGGTCTCGCTGATCGGGGAGAGCGGCAGCGGCAAGACCACCCTCGGCCGGCTCGTGCTGCGGCTCGCCTCGGTCACCCGTGGCGCGATCCGGTTCGACGGCACCGACGTGTCCCGGCTCAGGGGCCGGCGGCTGACCGGCTACTACCGCCGGGTGCAGGGCGTCTTCCAGGACCCGTTCAGCAGCTACAACCCCATCTTCAAGGCGGACCGGGTGCTGCACGCGATCCGCGCCGGCTTCTTCCCGGGCGTGCCGGCGGCGCGCTGGCGGGAGAAGGTGGACGCCGCCCTGGAAGCCGTCCGGCTCGACCCGGCGCAGGTGCTCAACAAGTACCCGCATCAGCTCAGCGGCGGCCAGTTGCAGCGACTGCTGATCGCGCGGGCGCTGCTGCTGGACATCGAGCTGCTCGTCGCCGACGAGATCATCAGCATGCTGGACGCGTCGACGCGCATCGACGTACTCAATCTGCTGGCCGACCTGAAGGCCCGCGGCCTCGGGATCCTGTTCATCACGCACGACCTGTCCCTGGGCCACTACCTCAGCGACCGGGCGGTGATCCTGCGCCGCGGCGTGGTGGTCGAGACCGGGCCGGCGGACAAGGTGTTCGGCGACCCGCGGCACCCGTACACGCGGACGCTGCTGGCGTCGGTGCCGCAGCTGCACCGCAAGTGGCGCAGCCGGCCCCCTATCGACTCCGCGGATCCTTGTGCCTACCATGGGCTACGCGCCGACGGCAGTTGCGAGGCCGACGGGAAGGTGCCGGCGCTGGCCAGCGTGGATGGCGACCATCTCGTGGGGTGCGCGCGGCTTGGTCAGTAACCCTTGGGGGTCCTGCGGAGATCGTGGGAGCGGTCCCACAATCTGGATCGAATCCATCGATCCAGGAGGACCCTCATGGGTGCACGACGACGAGGTCGTCACGAGTCCACCTCAGCAAGTTCAGTCAGCCGCCGCGGGTTTATCACCCGGGTGGGCGCCACCGCGGCCGGCGCCGTCGCGATCGGGGCGGCCCCCGCGGCCATCGGCGCCCACGAGGCGTACGCCGCCACCCCGGCCGACCGGTTCGGCCGCATGTTCCCCGACCTGCCCCCCTTCATCCCCGCCGACGACCGGCGCCGGGCCGCGCTCATCGACATCGGCAAGCCCGGCGGCATCTTGGACGCCAAGGACCCGCTCGCCGAGGGTCCGGTCCGGCTCATCACCAACCCGGAGCTGAGCCCCAACAACCGCGACAACTCCGACGGCACCACCATCCACATGACCGCCGGGGTCACGTTCTTCGGCCAGTTCCTCGACCACGACATGACGTTCGACACCGCCTCGCCGCTGGGCATCCCGACCACGCCGGAGTCGTCGCCGAACAGCCGTACGCCGTCGTTCGACCTGGACACCGTGTACGGCGGCGGCCCGGTCGCCTCACCCGCCCTCTACGAGTCCGACCGGGTCAAGCTGCGCATCGAGTCCAACGGACTGTTCGAGGACCTGCCGCGCAGCAGCAACGGGACGGCGATCATCGGGGACCCGCGCAACGACGAGAACGCGATCATCGCCGGGTTCCAGTCCGCGTTCATCCTGGCCCACAACCGGATCGTCGACGAGCTGCGGGCCCAGGGCGTACCGGCGGCGCAGCAGTTCGCCCAGGCGCGGCGGACCCTCACCTGGCACTACCACTGGATCATCCTGAAGGAGTTCCTGCCGACCATCGTCGGGCAGTCGATGGTCAACACCATCCTCAGCGGGGGCCGCCGCTGGTTCCGCCCCGACCCCAACCCGGCGTTCATCCCGGTCGAATTCCAGATCGCGTACCGCTTCGGGCACAGCATGATCCGGCCGTCGTACCGGCTGAACCTCGCCGGCAACGCGGACGGCACGCCGTTCTTCGGGTTCATCTTCGACCCGGCCGGCGAGGGCCAGGCCGACCCGGTCGACCTGCGCGGCGGGGCGCGGGCGCGCCGGCGGTTCGTGGGCTGGCAGACGTTCTTCGACTTCGGCGGCGCGCAGACCACCCACGTACGGCCGAACAAGCGGATCGACACGAAGATCTCCACGCCGCTGTTCCACCTGCCGCTCGGCGCGATCGCGAGCGGCGACCCGCCGACCTCGCTGGCCACCCGGAACCTGCTGCGCACCCTGACCTGGGGAGTGCCCGCCGGGCAGCGCATCGCCCAGAACATGGGCAACCCGATGCTGCACCTGCAGGAGCTGGCCGACTACGGAGTGGCCCTGGAGAACCAGACCCCGCTCTGGTACTACGTGCTCGCCGAGGCCGAGCGCCTCGCCAACGGCGTCACCCTCGGCCCGACCGGCGGCCGGATCATCGGCGAGGTCTTCATCGGCCTGCTGCAACTCGACCCCAACGGCTACCTGCGCGTCCAGCCCGGCTGGACGCCCACCCTGCCCGCCGTCACCCCCGGCACGTTCAAGATGACCGACCTGCTGCGCTGGGCGCGGGTGGACCCGGCCAGC
Coding sequences within:
- a CDS encoding ABC transporter ATP-binding protein — protein: MALKVDNLRVYYRTLRGDVRALDGATFTVADGEIMGLAGESGCGKSTLGKSLVRLDGRMKHVGGTVELDGQVLPIADAQAMNAFRFKTVSVIPQYAMSALNPTRKIGKMISELLTSRGFDYAAIRPELERRLRLVGLAKEVLDNYPIELSGGMKQRVVMVLSTLLDPRLLIADEVTSALDVSTQRAVAEALVEFRDRGFVTSMIVVTHDISLVYQIADTIMVMYAGKLAEKAPAEAVVNAPLHPYTQMLISSLPEVGVRHADKPLTGIPGRPPGLLKPPAGCRFRARCPYAFDKCAQEPPFVEVDDEHYVACWKVA
- a CDS encoding ABC transporter ATP-binding protein, translated to MLELDGVGKTYKVGAFGGREMAALRDVSFAVRPGEVVSLIGESGSGKTTLGRLVLRLASVTRGAIRFDGTDVSRLRGRRLTGYYRRVQGVFQDPFSSYNPIFKADRVLHAIRAGFFPGVPAARWREKVDAALEAVRLDPAQVLNKYPHQLSGGQLQRLLIARALLLDIELLVADEIISMLDASTRIDVLNLLADLKARGLGILFITHDLSLGHYLSDRAVILRRGVVVETGPADKVFGDPRHPYTRTLLASVPQLHRKWRSRPPIDSADPCAYHGLRADGSCEADGKVPALASVDGDHLVGCARLGQ
- a CDS encoding ABC transporter permease; translated protein: MGRYFARKVAIYVLTFFVAVTINWIVPRFMPGDPVSRMLSRHSVSNPDAVAPMLEYYNSVFGLDVPLWRQYVNYWAELFQGNMGVSVWLFPAPVTEVILGAVPYTLALLIPSILLSWYTGNKVGALAARRKWLDNSVLPLGYALMATPYMWLAILLAWSLAIVAGLFPVAGGYAFDLQPSLSWTFLNSLLQHWFLPFLSLFLVAFGGWAIGMRNLIIYELEADYANYLESLGAPRRLIRRYAFRNALLPQLTGLALQLGVLVAGALVTEIVFGYPGLGRLILMAIQNQDFFLLQGAFLFIVIGVLLANFIIDIVYVLVDPRTRTGMQGSAA
- a CDS encoding ABC transporter permease yields the protein MTDVEPQARRVREAFGFALRNGKFVGGAVVVLGFLGLGLIAPLFFDHGHSEYVGPPGEPPSADYWFGTTTFGQDVFLQFTHGIRSTYLVGLLGGGIAAAIGMTIGFVAGYRGGLVDEILNMLTNIVLVLPALAVLIILHSYIGIKSVPSQALFIGLFSWPWVARAVRAQTFSLRSRDFVDLARLSGMRSGAVIRREIAPNMSSYLFMTFILLFGGAVLAAATLDFIGLGPTDTMSLGLMMNNAVHWSALQLGLWWWFIPPGLGITLIVGSLFIMNVGLDEVFNPKLREM
- a CDS encoding peroxidase family protein; translated protein: MGATAAGAVAIGAAPAAIGAHEAYAATPADRFGRMFPDLPPFIPADDRRRAALIDIGKPGGILDAKDPLAEGPVRLITNPELSPNNRDNSDGTTIHMTAGVTFFGQFLDHDMTFDTASPLGIPTTPESSPNSRTPSFDLDTVYGGGPVASPALYESDRVKLRIESNGLFEDLPRSSNGTAIIGDPRNDENAIIAGFQSAFILAHNRIVDELRAQGVPAAQQFAQARRTLTWHYHWIILKEFLPTIVGQSMVNTILSGGRRWFRPDPNPAFIPVEFQIAYRFGHSMIRPSYRLNLAGNADGTPFFGFIFDPAGEGQADPVDLRGGARARRRFVGWQTFFDFGGAQTTHVRPNKRIDTKISTPLFHLPLGAIASGDPPTSLATRNLLRTLTWGVPAGQRIAQNMGNPMLHLQELADYGVALENQTPLWYYVLAEAERLANGVTLGPTGGRIIGEVFIGLLQLDPNGYLRVQPGWTPTLPAVTPGTFKMTDLLRWARVDPASRGQ
- a CDS encoding ABC transporter substrate-binding protein, encoding MRNRLRYLAALTVVGLLAACQGGDGKSNTSGGQYPRNETLYTSGTLWGPPTNWNPLVPGGLVTGTEGLVYEPLFLFDPETLKLEPWLAEKGEWSADKKQYTVTLRDGVKWGDGKPFTADDVKFTLEVGKAKAVPYSNIWNWVSQAEAVDARTVRVTFSDPRVQEWENWLYQRAMLPKHIWESRSEADLTSHKNEKPVGTGAYEYSTHGQDRMVWKKKSEWWATKALGLEVKPTYVVDIVNSSNEVALGLLTSGRLDLSNNFLPGVANLVKGDFHIKTYYAEPPYMIPINTAMLIPNTTKAPLNDAAFRKALAQAIDTKKIAEGVYGNIVKAANPTGLLPFFDQYVDQATVSQSGFSYDTGAAKSTLAGAGYRDANGDGKVEAPGGKAIALKLIVPSGWTDWMEAARVIAEGAQAAGINVVAEFPDSAAVDDARTTGKFDLLLNNWTEVSNTPWTYYNYIYQLPVQKQQFAANFSRYQNPQAWNLVQKLARTASDDPAYKTTIADLQKVHLAELPAIPLWYNGLWAQFNDSVWTNWPSSAQGAPKSFPCTWNNIWELGAVKTLTQIKPVAAK